A region of the Cydia strobilella chromosome 18, ilCydStro3.1, whole genome shotgun sequence genome:
GGTCAAGTATTAAAAACCCTTACAGAAAGTGATTGatctgcatttttttattattaagggtCGTTCAAAGTATGTTGCAACCTACAAATGACAACACTATGGTGTTTTCAGATGAAAAAAAAgctacaattataatattttcagaAGATTTGaggctattttaaataaatttagaaaatggaatcaaatgttatatttaggtaataaactAAAGATCTCTTGATTCATCCTTCCAAATCGTTCCAAGAAGTTTAAATTAAACttcaatttattaattatttgaaCTGAGAAAAGATCTCAATCATGTATTTATGCTAGGTAGCAAAAGAGTGTGGAAATATTTTAGACACTATCCAAAAAGCAATATAATTAGGAAGATTTACTTTACTTGCCTCCCTATTCATAAAACCTTACACAAGgctcaattagttaattcatgttttatccctttcttacaaatacatgaaTTAAAATAACAGATCAAGACAATCAattaatagctaattgaggcttctagcgcgtttatgaatagtATTAATACCCCCattagtatttaataaaagttttctatCGTCATCAATGAAAGCCATGGCAAAGAACAGAGATGCTaagaacttttaaatttattccacATGTCACAGCCGTTGCAGGTTGTGTGATTTTCACAATAACTTGCATAACGTTAAGGATATTGCAAATCCTCGTAACTAGCACTGGTAAATGTAAATACTGCATAATGTTTTGAAGGATACTTTTTCCTTTATTATACAgaaagtattgtattgtattttatcagGTAAAAAAGGGGTAAAAGTAGGCTTCAAAGTAATAAAGTTAGGTACAATGATTTAAGCTTCGCCTGTAAAATTTGCTGTTGTGTAGATACGCAGTATTTACCAGTGCTAGTTACGCGGATTTGCACTATCCCGGACGATAAATCCTTATTGGtgcaatatatgtatatttgcaATGTAATGGTGTACtagtaacatttaagtaattaaattattgtagAAATGTGAGTAATCTATACTGAATTATCAAGaaaattgtttattgttaaaaaatattttaatgtaaataattatatagtatacaataagtaaataaatgaattattataaAGATTCTAGtttgaataataaaacacaTTGTGGATGtacacataatatatttttgttttagataACAGTAATAGAATAATTTATCGAGTAACCTAAGCTTAGGTTCATTCAGCCATTGGCTTCATTACGCTTtgcttataattataaaacatacTCCGACAGGAAATTGTCCTCTTCCATAAACAATTCATAACTCTTTCGTGTGTCTTTGTGTTAGTGTATGTCAACCATACTTATTTTTAGTACATTAtgcaatttaaaacaaaaagcaccCCAGGTACCTAACTAAAAACAGAAACTGAAGAGGTCAAAACCCATGTCATTGAAACATACAAAAAGTACGAATTCATTTCATAATCACTTTATCATCacaaaatcatgaaaataaaTAGATCATCGATTTCCGCTGAGATAAATCGATAAATAACGGTTTTGTTCTTATTGTATAATGCCAGTCAttggttcaataataattaaataatttaaatatgctcaATTCGAACAGTACACTAAAATAATGTGACAAAAATTTCGGTTTGACCCTTTAGtacagtggttcctaacctttttagtactgtgacccctttgactaactagggaactcgattttacccctcctccataatcattaatattatttcttatagataggtacccccgtaaaatgccagttttacccccacgggggtaattacccccaggttaggaacaGCTGCTTTAGTAGAAAGGCAACATAATATTGTGTAGTCTTACCTAAAACCAAATCTTTACTAATACTAAAAGCAACACCTTTAGCAGACCATCGGTGTACCTTATGTTGTTGCAGTAAGGTTTACGAATTTTCAGGTAATAATTTAGTATTGATTGTGAAAGGTCAAAATACTAGTGACTATGTTATCATAAGAATTAATCCGAACGATCTAGCATTTTTTACATCGTAAAAGCATCGCTGTAGCTTTTTAATGACTTCTATTagcctaaaaataaattttgtccGAAACGCCGGAAACAGAATGGAGTCGGCGTGACCGTCTAACAACACACGCTATTCATATTTTCAATTTACGAAAAGAAAACTTGATAGTCTTGTCGTATTTTTATCTCATctacttactttttatttagCATGATTCAGTAAACAACTGATCTGTcaattatcttatacctttaatcgagcaattcttgtatatatgtataatatatatttcggggatctcggaaacggctctaacgatttcgattttttttgctatccgggggcgaaaaatcgactAACTAGGTCTTatttctgggaaaacgcgcatttttgtatttttcttattttttccgagcaaagctagGTCTCCCAGATATAAACTACTTAACCGCGTAACGTAAGGGAACGTTTTGAAGCGCCCATGATTCtaaaacattttatatcaaaatgCACTGAATGCGTTAATTTAAATGAACGATATACGTTGTATAGTCAATAGCGTAACTGTTGTGTCTTTTGCGATAATCGGGAAATGTATTCGGGGTATAAACACAACTAGCCTTGTGCGACAACTGGTTATAAAACTAATGTTACTTAAAAACCTAGCCACAAAAGGCGAGTTATGTTTCTATCTGTCTGATACTTGTATCCTGTTTATCTAATTATATCTGTGAATTAATTTCCCGCTATGAATAAGCGGGGACCCGCCGCGGGCGCTCCACGAGGCGGTCGGCGCGGTGCGCGGCCTGCACGCGCCGGAACTCCTTCAGAAGTGCGTCAAAGTCGATGCCGGGCGCCGCTGCCCCCGCCGGAGCTATTGTTCTGTGGATACACACTCAATTTCATTCTATGATATAAACTGAAAGAGCAAATACCTCCAAAAACAAGTATAACATAAAACAACAACAACGAGTATAACTGCAAGTTTTTTGGCACTATTTATTAACACACCGTTAATGTTATTAACGATTCAAATTGATAATTCGTATAAATACTTACagatttaatgttttaatgtttaggtttacataaatttaattaaggaaaTTGTAAGTCTACAATAATAGTAACTACAATGGTACCTAATGTTACATAtacgagactgtttgtttcttaataaaaaaaaggaggATCAGGTCTGTGTTATTTATGCGTAATACACGGAGTCTGTGATGCTGTTGAAATTAATATTTCCAGTTTTTCTTGAGTTACTGGCTcgctttttaaattttgttgctGACGGCGTAGCGACCAAAAACCAATCAAAGGTTTAAAAAAGCAAATGTATGAAGAAGCAAAACGTCGATTCGATTACTTATGTAAGGCGAACgtaaaattaattgtattaataataaattaagtattaaaaaaactatcatACAGTGCTGGTCTGTCAGGAGGAGGGGCACATTGCAACCGCCGGCGCAACGTGTGGAAGGCCTCGCTCTGCGGCAACAACATCAGAAGACCGTACAGCGCACCGCGAAGCTCCGCACTTTGGGATCCGCTTAGCAGCTCTAGGCGCATGTCTGGAGAATAAGATAGGTGGTTACGGCATCTAATGGGATAATCTTGTCGGCGTAGGCGTAATTTAATGCGCCAATTCtgccaaattaaaaaatattttactgttTTCTGTAAAACCGCATGTATTATAAATGTATGTGAGAGACAAAATATATGGTaagtagtaataaataataatcctaTTTACTCACAAGCGAATATAGGTGACTCTATGAGTTGCACAAGCTTGTCTAACTCTGTTAAGAATTCCACGGTGATTTCCAGTTCGCCACTAAATTCTAGTTAAGGAATAATATAGAAAATCCTAACCATACACTCTTATTGCACAGTGCAAGAAACAAATCAGAAGATACTATCACTATAACATACGCAACTTAACTTAGCATGATGCCAAGTCATGTTGTTACGTTGTTTAAATACCGTTAGAGAAAATTACAGCTTGTTAAAAGAGTGTATTTAAAAAGTTGTACATTTCCATgaagtgtttattttatttatttttattttaagtttattataattttaagtgttgATCAGAAAAGGATACAAAGTGGATATGAGCGCATTGCAGTGCGCGTAATTGTGGGTAAGTAGACACAGTGCGAGCAGCGATACCGGTGAGTGGCACCAGCAGCGGTACAGCCCCGCGAACAGCTGCTGCGTCGCCTGAGAACCaaatatcaatattttgaaTCTGCGCCTCGGTCGCCAGAAGGTGTTCTGTAATTTTATACTGGCACGCCGATCTTTTAGGCGGCATCGGCGTTTTCATTGCGACTTTTTGTCATtttggtatttatttttttctaaatctaCAGTTTTAAGAACACTGAAATGTGCGCGCAAATTTTTCTACCAGCATCAGCGTTTCAATGctgactttattatttattaaatatatcaattgaaGAAAATTACTtagtaattattaataattttattaaataatattgttaccgGCGCAGTAAAGTTGCGCAGCTGCAGCCTCAAGTCCTGCAGCTCGGCCGCCGTGAGCAGGATAATGCTGAGTACGTCCACTACGGTCGCCGCGAACTTCAGGTTCGGTTCCTCTACGAGGATCTTCGATAGCGCCTTGTAAATGTCCTCTGCGTTTAGGAGAACACACAGTTGCCTgtaaacattacatttatttatttcatattgaaaattacttaaatttcgTCTACTTATAaaagaataaatttataaaaaaagattggTTAGCgtataaagaaaacaatataaGAATTCCCTCGAGGCCttccaaaatgttttttaatcGTATTTAGCGAAGACGGTGTCAACGTTTAAAATAATCCAATTTTTATACGGACACGCCGACGGCGTCAACATTCCCACcgtaaattccaaaaaaaagttGTACGTCCAAAACACACTTTGGCCAACCAATAGTttgacttttttctttttttagtagtagtagtagtagtaaatcactttattgtacaaaacaaaaaattgataacatgaaattcatataaatttaggtacaaaggcgagcttatccctataagggatttcttccagctaaccttagagtaaatgagtggaaaattcgaattagatagatagacaaacttacagaacgtacaataatatttaagaaggaaaactacaatattaacgtctacgaataactaaaatacatcaattgcattatgcaataaaataaatatgtactagcatacataaatatatagtactaaataaatattaaataaatatatatatatataatatataaataatatatatatatattagcactcaaccaaatcacagttcgtgggaaagccaaagctttttcagattaactttgagtttttttttttctttttatataataggacattcttacacagattgactaagtcccacggtaagcccaaggaggcttgtgttatgggtactcagacaacgatatatatataatatataaatacttaaatacatagaaaacaaccatgactcaggaacaaatatctgtgctcatcacacaaataaatgcccgtaccgggattcgaacccaggaccatcggcttaacaggcaggatcactacccactaggccagaccggtcgtcaaactttGACCATTTCACTAGAAAACGTATATGCGTAGGTAATGAAGTGTCATGAGGTGTTGCAAGAATTTTTGTACCTAATTATAAACGCTCCCCGGTCTTCAAGTAAATTTTCATCAGCAGCTAGCAGCCTCAGTAAAGCTTGTAGGAACTTGTAATAATAGGGACTGGATTCTAAATCGCCTGTAACATATTACGATTATTAATTagctttattgaaataaaagtaGCTATTAACCACCAAAATTGTCACTGTTACAAAACAGTTGCTTAGTGAAAATTTGGCGGTGGCTCCAAGGTTACATTCTCAATAGGATGTAAGTCGAAGAAATTGATCGTAATTATTTATTCTAGCCTCTATCAATTAATGCCACCGGTAAGGTTCTCCCAACTTTTATCTGATTGACTTTACACGTACGAGGACCTTCAGCAGTGCAGGTGCAGATCTCTGCGGTGACGGCAAGACTGCGGCGCACCACCTCGTCCGCCGCATCTGTCAAACTTCCAACTGCACTCGCGAACACTTGGCCCGATTGTGCGGACATCTGCAGCAACAGCAAGGGAGAATGGGTAAGTTTTTTatcaacatttgtgacgttttcaaccaaaaggtaccacattgtcgctagtcgataaggtttatttcaaattgaagctatatggaaatagcgccttattgacagccGACAATAAGTACGTTTTTGGTTATAAATGGCACATTTTCATTTTGGATGTAAACTTTTATCGCCAACTGTAATATTTCaacaaactaaattttaacGATCTTCTGCACTGTATTATCACCTTGTTCCGATGTCAACATTATGTATTATCAGTATTATCATCCACGTTTCAAGAGTATACCAAATTTGAGCCCTATCGGATGTAAGGATCATagaaaatgattttaatttagcttccaagatttgactcataataatacattatttatttatttatttatttattacatactataataatgtaataattttaatagcatacgcagtgcaagtgttatttatacgtcataatttcatagaagtttgacgtttaaaataacacttgcactgcgtgtgctatcgcaatcgttgcagacttgtcgaggtctaactctaacagggcgttaaataaaaaacatttttttttttttaaagggtaacgccttcaaaaaaccaacccactgaaaagcacagGCCGGGGcacgcacgagtatgaaggtatcgcgggtcgcggcagctcaagtatcctagctgtatacttttggtttgtttacctatatgattctactagttgaaagtataatttttttatctcgtagaaaaagttattgtatacaatagtgatataatcaagcttttcaatttgtaccttacttaagcaactcagcaagcttcgttgcttaaacacggtacccGACTGagaagctctctattatatcacgattgtataaaatactataggaTCACTCACTTGATTAGGCATCTTATTGTAAAGATGCAAGAACCACTCTAGCGCAGCCACCTTCGTGTGCACCGAGCTGTGGTGCACCATCTGTATCAATATCCCGACCACCGCGTCCAGGTTGATGCGGCCCTTGTCTTCCTCCTCGCCCTCCGGTCCCGGGACTCCCGGGGCTCCCGGGACTCCCGGGGACGGTGAAGGGGACTCCGCTTCCACCAGCTTGGTTAGCTGCATGTTGACTATTGTGGCGGTTTCTCTGATGCCTGACGTTTGTTGTTAATTAAAGAACTATGTTTAGTATTGTATGTCAATATTGagatgtttttttagggttccgtacccaaaggataaaaacgggaccctattactatcagtctgtctgtccgtctgtcaccaggctgtatctcatgaaccgtgatagctagaaagtagaaattttcacagatgatgtatttctattgccgctataacaacaaatactaaaaagtacggaaccctcggtgggcgagtccgactcgcacttatgaCATCCATTACAGTTTATAAGGTTAATAGGTAAACTTCATGAGGTAAAGGATACTCCTCCTCGGCTCGTCGGAGTAAGCGAGACAgggcagcgcggcggccagCACGCCGGACAAGGACGGCAGCATGGCGGCTCCGGACAACTCCACGAACTCTTTGATCCAAGTTATAGCTGTCAACTACGAGTATActaatcaaaacaatattacTTTTTCAACTACTCATTGCTACAAAGTCACTACAGAAAGAGTCAGAAATctcaaaataaagtatttcgAATCAAAAACCTTAATTTTCTTTAGCCCCAAAATACCTGagtactttttaaattttatttggcattcaaattttatttgacGGTCCAGCTGACGCCGGTTAATGCCGTTATGCCCCGCCTTCGAAAAGCATGTAAatgaggtaaatttaaaaaaaaccgtatatTCAAAATAATACGATGATGAAATTTATCTTGGAGgttataaccaacggagacgccttgactgtaatttgctgtacaaaaaagtctgccgatatttgcgggggaggggaacgtcaaatgtatacgtaacgtcaaaatactacatagccatgtcagataaacgtcagtccatacattatgtatgaccattggccgactattttcgacagaggggaatgcctgttaatggctacgcCGTTTGGTTATAAACTCTAAGAAATTTATAGATAAAACCGCGGTAGGTTGAccgttcgtttttagggttccgtacccaaagggtaaaaacgggaccctattactaagactccgctgtccgtctgtcaccaagctgtatctcatgaaccgtgatagctaaacagttgaaattttcatagatgatgtatttctgttgcccgctgtaacaacaaatactaaaaacagaataatatcaatatttgaatggggctcccatacaacaaacgtgatttttttgctgtttttttccgtaatggtacggaacccttcgtgtgcgagtccgactcgcacttggccggtttttaaatttgaataagcCCGACCTGCACGAGCTCGTCCGGTGACTGCGCATGCGTGATCAGTATGTTGATCATGGCGGCGAACTCCACGCGCGCCGGCTCCTTCTTGATGCTGCGCAGAAACTCGCCCAGCTGGATGTCGCACCTGTTCAGAAAAAATAACATTTCCGATGAGATTTCATTGTCTTCAAAACGAGATCAAATTCAATAAAACATGTTTGAAGAATTTTGTATCGCTATTCGCTATATTCAATATCTATCATAAGACCAGCTATGagacaataatattaataaataaaataaataaataaatattataggacattcttacacagattattgactaagtcccacggtaagcccaaggaggcttgtgttatgtgtactcagacaacgatatatataatatataaatgcttaaatacatataaaacacccatgactcaggaacacatctgtgctcatcacacaaataaatgcccttaccgggattcgaacccaggaccattggcttcacaggcagggtcactatccactaggccagactggtcgtcaacaacacacacacaacacagaCAGAATATTACATTAACAACACAGTTATAATTACGAATGGTACGTTATAAGTAACGTTTACACCTTAAGTTAATACAAGATTTCAAGTTTCAATAACTATACGCATGCGTACTCAATTTCAACATCGAGAGATTCATATAGAGGCACGCAAATCTTTTGTCCTAGcagtgagacatactaacattaaataaaacaagtgagtctaaaccgtaaaaaatatttaatgttaaattaaaattatcaatttgtacacagacatattaaatatattaataacgggtcactcacgtatttaaagtcgaaaaacgctcgacacgtttcactccgtacagagtagtgtcatcaggagcttgcgttgacggagtgaaacatgtcgagcgttttttgacttaaaatacgcgagtgacccgttattaatatatttaatatgtctgtgtctcacggacgGTTAGTTTAGGTTTTTAGAACACTGATTGTAGGGTATGCCAACAATTGTAATATGTCGGGTAGATTTCGAATAAAGTCAGTTAGTGTCTAGCTTGCGTTTTACTTAATACTTTCCACTGGCGCAGTCGAGATTTCTAATTAATTACCGAGTATTTACGCGTTTTCGAGTATATAAgtgattatttaagtatttaagtgtTGTGTGTCGTGCACATTAAGTTTTTTGCGGGTCGTAAAATGCCAATCGGTAAAATCGAAGCGTTCGATCTAAGCTCGAAGCAATGGCCGGCTTACGTACGACGTGTCAAACAGTTTATTttactaaacgaaattaaagaAACTTTAAAAGTGCCGACGTTAATTACCGTGGTTGGTGACGCGACTTACTCATTAATGTGCGACCTTTGT
Encoded here:
- the LOC134749465 gene encoding protein VAC14 homolog, with protein sequence MSERDYAPLSIACVRGLCDKLYDKRKFAGVEIEKMVKDFSDANNTSQIKRLVRVLGQDLMASTNPNVKNGALMGLSSVAVGLGKSCIVYLPELIQPIVACFSESESRVRYQAAEALFNVVKVARGAALPHFPLLFDALAKLAADPEPQVKQGAELLDRLVKEIVTESPDFSVSAFVPMLRERMYSRHAAARQFCVSWLSVLDSVPALPLRQHLPQLLDPLLVMLGDVHAEIRRMCDIQLGEFLRSIKKEPARVEFAAMINILITHAQSPDELVQLTAITWIKEFVELSGAAMLPSLSGVLAAALPCLAYSDEPRRSIRETATIVNMQLTKLVEAESPSPSPGVPGAPGVPGPEGEEEDKGRINLDAVVGILIQMVHHSSVHTKVAALEWFLHLYNKMPNQMSAQSGQVFASAVGSLTDAADEVVRRSLAVTAEICTCTAEGPRDLESSPYYYKFLQALLRLLAADENLLEDRGAFIIRQLCVLLNAEDIYKALSKILVEEPNLKFAATVVDVLSIILLTAAELQDLRLQLRNFTAPATQQLFAGLYRCWCHSPVSLLALCLLTHNYAHCNALISTFGELEITVEFLTELDKLVQLIESPIFAYMRLELLSGSQSAELRGALYGLLMLLPQSEAFHTLRRRLQCAPPPDRPALTIAPAGAAAPGIDFDALLKEFRRVQAAHRADRLVERPRRVPAYS